AGCCCCCGGTCACCTTCAAGGGCGCCGTCGTAGACGGCACCGACGTGTCGGGCAACGGCAGCCCCGACGGCCGCACGCCGGTCGGCCCGGTCGACAGCAACCACGGATCCTGGGTCGCATCACTGGCGGCCGGACGCGGCAACCCCGACGGCACCGGCATGATCGGGGTGGCGCCGGAGGCGAAGCTCCTCTCGGTGTCGCTCGGCTTCGGAGCATCCGCGTCCGTGCCGTTCACCGAACAGGTCGCCGAGGCCATCCGCTGGTCGGTCGACCACGGCGCCGACATCATCAACCTCTCGTTCACCACCAACACGCTCGACTGGGACAGAAGCTGGGACGAGGCGTTCCTGTACGCGTTCGAGCACGACGTCGTCGTGATCGTCGCCGCGGGGAACCGCGGCAGCGGCACCACGATCGTCGGCGCACCCGCGACCATCCCCGGAGTGCTGACCGTGGGAGGCGTGGATCAGACCGGCACCGCGAGCCGTGAAGCGTCGACACAGGGCATCACGATCGGGATCTCCGCCCCCAGTGAGTCGCTGCTGGGGATGTCGGCCGACGGCACGCTGGTGCCCTGGAACGGCACCAGCGGTGCGGCGCCGATCGTCGCGGGCGCCGCGGCGCTGGTGCGCTCGGCGCATCCGGATCTGGATGCCGCGAATGTCATCAACCGGCTCATCCGCACCGCCATCCCGGTGCCCGACATGCGCAGCACCCCCGACGTGCTCTACGGCTACGGGCTCCTGGACGCGCACGCAGCGGTCACAGCATCCGTGCCCGCGGTGAAGCAGAACCCGATGGGCGATCTGAAGGAGTGGATCCGGCTGCACCGCCGCGCCGATTCGCCCACCGAACCCGCTCCCGACACGTCGGCGACACCGATCGCGGTGCCGCCGCTGCCGGCCGCCGATCCGCCGCGGGAGAAGGGTTCACCGCTTCTTCCCTCAGAGGAGAGCCTGAGGTACGGTACCCTGCCGCTCTTGGCACTCACGGTGCCTGGTACTCTGATAGCGCTTGGCGTCACCGCAGCTGCCCGGCGCATCCGAACGGAGCGCGGTCGACGCACTCCCACACCCTGACGACGAGGAGTTGTCCCCCTGTGCCTCAGAACAGCACTGCACCCCGCATTCTGATTGTCGGTGGAGGCTACGCAGGTTTCTACACCGCATGGAAGCTCGAGAAGCACCTTCGACGAGGTGAGGCCGACGTCACGATGGTGGATCCGCTGCCGTACATGACGTACCAGCCCTTCCTGCCCGAGGTCGCTGCCGGTTCGATCGAGGCGCGCCACGCCGTGGTCGCCCACCGTCGTCACCTCAAGCGCACCAATGTGATCACGGCGAAGATCACCGGCATCGATCACGCCAACAAGGTGGCGACCATCACCCCGCCGGTCGGCGACCCGTACGAGTTCGCGTACGACCAGATCGTCGTCACCGCCGGTGCCGTCTCGCGCACTTTCCCGATCCCCGGCATCGCCGACAACGCGATCGGGCTGAAGACCATCGAAGAGGCCGTCGCCGTCCGCGACAAGCTGATGTCGAACTTCGACAAGGCTGCCTCCGTGCCCGCGGGCCCTGAGCGTGACCGCCTGCTGACCACGGTCGTGGTCGGCGGTGGCTTCGCAGGCATCGAGGTGTTCGCCGAGCTCCGCTCGCTCGCCTCGTCCCTCATCTCGAAGTACCCGCAGCTCTCGTTCGATGACACGCACTTCCACCTGATCGAGGCGATGGGCCGGATCATGCCCGAGGTCTCGCTGCCGACCAGCGAGTGGGTGCTCAAGGACCTCGCCAAGCGCGGCGCCAACGTGCACCTCGACACCCAGGTCACCGGCGCGGTCGACGGCAACGTCGAGCTCTCCACCGGCCAGGTCATCCCGACCGATCTCATCGTCTGGACCGCGGGCGTCATGGCCAACCCGACCGTCGTGCGCGGCGGCGACCTGCCCGTCGAGGAGCGCGGCCGCATCCAGACCCGCGCCGACCTGCGCGTCGGTACGGCCGAGCAGCCCGTCGAGGGCGCATGGGCCGCCGGTGACGTCTCGGCCGTTCCCGACCTCTCGGGTGGCGGCGTCGGCGGCTACTGCGTGCCGAACGCCCAGCACGCGGTGCGTCAGGCGAAGCTGCTCGCCAAGAACCTCGTCGCCGTGCTGCGCGGCGAGGGCACCAAGGACTACTTCCACAAGAACCTCGGCGCCGTGGCCGGCCTCGGCCTCTACAACGGCGTGTTCCAGTCGGGCAAGCTCGCGATCAAGGGCTTCCTCGCCTGGGTCGCGCACCGCGGCTACCACGGCCTTGCGATGCCGACCTGGGAGCGCAAGTTCCGCGTGTTCGGCGGCTGGTGGAACAACCTGTGGCTCGGCCGCGACATCGTGAACCTGCAGACCGTGCAGAACCCGCGCTACGTGTTCGAGGAGTTCGCCGCCCGTCCGCGTCCGGCCGCCGCGCCCGCAGCCCCGGCTGCCCCGGCCGTGCCGTCGCCGGCCGACAAGACGCCGGCGAAGTCCGAGACCGCTGCCGACGTCAAGGAGAAGCGCACGGAGTCCGGCGCCGTCAAGACGGATGCCGTGAAGCCCGCCGCGAAGAAGGCGCCCGCCAAGAAGGCGCCCGCGAAGAAGGCTCCCGCAGAGGAGACCGCTGAAGCCAAGGCCTGAGCCACAGCAGCTGAAAGGGTCCGACCGAGATCTGATCTCGGTCGGGCCCTTCGCTGTGCCGGAAGGCGTCACGCCGCGTTGAACTCGTCGGGATGCGGGCCGGTGCGGCCGTCGCGCTCCAGGGAGTCGATGGCTGATGATGTCTCGTGCCCCCACCGGGATTCGAACCCGGACTGAAGCGTGTTTAAGACGCCTGCCTCTGCCGTTGGGCTATGGGGGCCCGCGAGCCCCAGCCTAGCGAGCGTCAGCGTGCCGGGATGAAGGGCGGGGCGGAGGTCGTAGGGTGGGGGAGTGCTCGACCTCACCGTGGAACAGGGCCCCGCCTCTTCGTCGCGCGATGCCGCGTGGCTCGACCCGCGCCGCTACTGGGGCTCTCTCACCGAGGCCACCGCGCATCTTCCGGCACCGGTCGCCGTGATCGACCGCGAGGCGCTGCGGCACAACGCGATGGACCTGCTGGTGCGCTCCGGCGGCATCCCGATCCGCGTCGCCACCAAGTCGGTGCGCGTGCGGGCGGTGCTCGACGCCGTGCTCACGATCCCGGGGTTCCGCGGACTCCTCGCCTTCACGCTGGCGGAGGCGCTCTGGCTGGCCGAGGATCACGACGACATCGTGCTCGGCTACCCGACAGCCGATCGCGCCGGCCTCACGCGTCTTCTTGCCGATGAGCGGCTCGCGTCGCGGATCACCCTCATGATCGACGACGAGACCCACCTCGACCTGATCGATTCCGTCGCCGCGCCGGGAGTGCGGCCCGAGATCCGGGTCGCGATCGACGTCGACGCCTCGCTGCGCAGCCGCACGCTCGGCCACATCGGCGTGCGCCGCTCGCCGCTGTTCACGGCCGCCGACGTCGCCGGGTTCGCGAGGCGGGTCGTCCGCCGCCCCGGGTTCCGCCTCGTGGGTCTGCAGATGTACGAGGCGCAGATCGCCGGTCAGGGGGATGCCGCCGGCGCCGACGCGCCCGTCATCCGGATGGTGCAGGCTCGGTCGCGCGATGAGCTGCGCCAGCGCCGCGCCGAGATCGCCGAGGCCATGCTCGGGATCGCTTCGCTGGAGTTCCTCAACGGCGGCGGCACCGGCTCGCTCGAGTTCACCGGCAGCGACGAATCGCTCACCGAGGCGACGGCAGGCAGCGGCCTGCTCGCCGGGCACCTCTTCGACGGCTACCGCTCCTTC
This is a stretch of genomic DNA from Microbacterium sp. YJN-G. It encodes these proteins:
- a CDS encoding S8 family serine peptidase, which codes for MSSRRMLSGIAVSTAMAASVLLAAMPATAAPPASAAVQTATTPSPTPTPLPIPDDPADPVRAQEYWLDGARIRDAWHVTRGAGVTIAVIDTGIGKPPVTFKGAVVDGTDVSGNGSPDGRTPVGPVDSNHGSWVASLAAGRGNPDGTGMIGVAPEAKLLSVSLGFGASASVPFTEQVAEAIRWSVDHGADIINLSFTTNTLDWDRSWDEAFLYAFEHDVVVIVAAGNRGSGTTIVGAPATIPGVLTVGGVDQTGTASREASTQGITIGISAPSESLLGMSADGTLVPWNGTSGAAPIVAGAAALVRSAHPDLDAANVINRLIRTAIPVPDMRSTPDVLYGYGLLDAHAAVTASVPAVKQNPMGDLKEWIRLHRRADSPTEPAPDTSATPIAVPPLPAADPPREKGSPLLPSEESLRYGTLPLLALTVPGTLIALGVTAAARRIRTERGRRTPTP
- a CDS encoding NAD(P)/FAD-dependent oxidoreductase, giving the protein MPQNSTAPRILIVGGGYAGFYTAWKLEKHLRRGEADVTMVDPLPYMTYQPFLPEVAAGSIEARHAVVAHRRHLKRTNVITAKITGIDHANKVATITPPVGDPYEFAYDQIVVTAGAVSRTFPIPGIADNAIGLKTIEEAVAVRDKLMSNFDKAASVPAGPERDRLLTTVVVGGGFAGIEVFAELRSLASSLISKYPQLSFDDTHFHLIEAMGRIMPEVSLPTSEWVLKDLAKRGANVHLDTQVTGAVDGNVELSTGQVIPTDLIVWTAGVMANPTVVRGGDLPVEERGRIQTRADLRVGTAEQPVEGAWAAGDVSAVPDLSGGGVGGYCVPNAQHAVRQAKLLAKNLVAVLRGEGTKDYFHKNLGAVAGLGLYNGVFQSGKLAIKGFLAWVAHRGYHGLAMPTWERKFRVFGGWWNNLWLGRDIVNLQTVQNPRYVFEEFAARPRPAAAPAAPAAPAVPSPADKTPAKSETAADVKEKRTESGAVKTDAVKPAAKKAPAKKAPAKKAPAEETAEAKA
- a CDS encoding alanine racemase; this encodes MLDLTVEQGPASSSRDAAWLDPRRYWGSLTEATAHLPAPVAVIDREALRHNAMDLLVRSGGIPIRVATKSVRVRAVLDAVLTIPGFRGLLAFTLAEALWLAEDHDDIVLGYPTADRAGLTRLLADERLASRITLMIDDETHLDLIDSVAAPGVRPEIRVAIDVDASLRSRTLGHIGVRRSPLFTAADVAGFARRVVRRPGFRLVGLQMYEAQIAGQGDAAGADAPVIRMVQARSRDELRQRRAEIAEAMLGIASLEFLNGGGTGSLEFTGSDESLTEATAGSGLLAGHLFDGYRSFTPAPATGFAFDVVRRPAPDIATVLGGGWIASGPALTSRQPEPVWPAQLRTLPREAAGEVQTPLQGRAARDLRVGDRVWFRHAKSGEPAEHIDRYHLVSDGQVVGELPTYRGEGKAFL